The following nucleotide sequence is from Labilithrix sp..
GCGTTGTTGGGATCGAGCTTGATCGCCTCCTCGAACTCCTTGTTCGCGGCGGCGGGGTCTTCGCCCTTGCCCGAGAGCGCCATCGCGAGGTTCACGCGGATCGCGGCGCTGCGCGCGTTCTTCGCGACCGCGCGCTTCATCAGCGCGATCGCGTCGTCGAACTTGCCGGCGTCGATCTGGAGCGCGGCGAGGTTCACCGCCGACTCCTCGAGCGCCGGATCGAGCTCGAGCGCCTTCTTGTAGTCCTTCTCCGCCTCCGCCCTCGCGCCGGTCTGGTCGTTCACGACGCCGCGGTAGTGATACGCGTCCGCCTTCTTCGGGTCCTTCTGGATCGCCGCGTCGAACGCCGCCTTCGCGCCCGGCATGTCGCCGGCCTTCAGCGCGGCGATGCCCTTCTTCACGTCGTCGCCGCTCGGCGGCGCGGTCGGGCCGGAGAGCGCGCCGGTCGGCGCGGGCGCGCTCGAGGGCGGATCTTGCGCCGCGCCGGTGGAGGCGGGCGGGGTCTCCGGCGGCTTGCTCTCGCCGCCGCACGCCGCGGTGAGGGCGAGCACGAAGAGACCGGGGATCGAAAAGCGCATCGGGTTCTCCTATTCGGGCCGCGCGGCCGAGGCCGCGACGACGCGCATGCTCTCACGTGCCTCGGGCCCTCCGCGAGCGGCTTCGAGCAGGGCCTCGCGGATCTCTTTGAACCGCGCGCCGGGGGCGACCTTGGCTCCGTCGAGCTCGTTCACGTAGAAGACGTCCGCGACCTTGGTGCCCTCGGTGTTGATCTTCGAGAGCGCGATCGAGAGCCCGAGGTCGTGGAGCGCGCGCGCGAGGCTGTAGAGGAGGCCGGGGCGGTCCTTCGCGAACACCTCGACGACGGTGTGTCGCGGCGATGCGCGGTCGTCGACGACGACCTCGGAGAGGACCGCGGGCGACGGGCGCTCGCGCCACGGCGACGCGCTCCCGACCCGATCGCGCAGGAGCTCGTCGGCCGACCGCTTCCCCGCGCAGAGCTGCTCGAGATCGCGGAGGAGCCGCGGCAGCGCGCGCGCGACGCCGTCGGCGCCGCTCCGTGCGTCGCGGATCCAGAACAGGTCGACCGCCTCGCTCGCCTCGTGCGCGCGGCCGGCGGGGCGGATCCCGCGCGAGTAGACCTGCGCGCCGAGGACCTCGAGCCGCGCGGCCGTGATCGCGGCCGCGATGCGGGCGAGCAGGCCGGGCGCGTCCTCCGCGACGACGCAGAGCTCGCTCACCTCTGGATGGCGCGACGGCACGAGCGCGGCGTGGACGACGGCGTCGGTCGCCGCGCGCTCGATCGCGACGCGGGCGTGCGCGACGATCGACTCCGGCGGGTTCGCGAGGAGGTAGCGGTCCGGCATCGTCTGGAGGAACGCGCCGAGCTCGGCCTTCTTGCCGCTCCACGCCGAGAGCGCCATCGTGCGCACGCGCTCGGTGCGCGCGACGTCGAAGGTGTCGCGCGCGCCGGCGAGGTGCGCGTCGGCGGCGAAGTACAGCTCGTCGAGCATGCGCGCCTTCCACGACGTCATCGCGGTGGGCGAGGTCGTCGTGATGTCCGCGACGGTGAGGAGGTACAGGTTGCGGAGGCCTTCCCTCCCCCGCACGACCGGCACGAACTCCTGCGCCGTGCTCGGATCGTCGAGGTCGCGGCGCGTCGCGGTGTGGTACATCGCGAGGTGCCCGAGCACGAGCGATCGGATCTCGGCCGCGTCGTCGCCGCCCACGCCGAGGCGCGGGAGGATCGCGTCGCACAGCTCGGCGCCGCTCACGGAGTGGTTCTTCCGCGAGCCCGACGCGTCGGGGTAGCCCTTGCCGACGTCGTGGAGCAGCGTCGCGAGGAAGAGCGGGAGCGGCCGCGCGATCTCGGCCGCGAGCCGCGACGCGAGCGGGCGCTCGTGCGCGAGGTCGCCGCGGCAGATCGCGCGGAGGCAGTCGACCGCGGCCACGCTGTGAACGTCGACCGTGTACACGTGGTAGACGTCGTGGTGCACGCGGCCGGTGACGGGCTGAAACTCCGGGATCATCGCGAGGAGGAGCCCGACCTCGTGCAGCTCGCCGACGACGGACCCGCGCTTGAGCGGCGCCTCGGGCACGGTGCACAAGAGCGAGAGGAAGAGGCGCGCGGCCTCCTCGCTCGCGCGGAGGCGCGAGGACCACGTCGGGTCGGCGGCGAAGCGAGCGATGAGATCGCGCGCGAACGGGAGCACCGGCGCGCGCTCGTGAATGCATGCATCATACACGCGTAGCGCGAGCGCGGGATCGTCGAGGAGCGCGTTCGAGTCGACGGTGACCTGCCCGTCGAAGAGGCGCACTCCGTCGCCGAGGTCCTTCTCCACCGGCTTGCCGCGGCGCCTCGGCGGCTTCGCGCGGAGGAGGAGCGCCTCGCGGCTGCGCGACACGACGCGCGCCTGGCCGAAGTAGTCCTGCATGAAGCGCTCCGCCGCCTCCGCGCGCGCCTCCGGCGACGCGCTGGAGGGCGCGGCCTCGATCGCGTCCGACTCGGCGTCGGACTCCGCGTCACCGCCGGGCGGGCTCGACGGCTTGCGCGCGTAGCCGAGCTCGATCGCGATCGTCTCCTGCTGATCGAACGTGAGGCGATCGCTCTTCCGTCCGGCGTGCGCGTGGAGCCGGTTCCGCACGCGCCACAGGAGCTGCTCCGCGCGCGCCATCTCCTGCGCCTCGCGCGGGACGATGACGCCGAGGCGCACGAGCTCGGTCCACGGATCGGCGCCGACGCGGTACCGCGCGCGCGCGGCCCAGCGCGCGATGTCGATGTCGCGCAGGCCGCCCGCGCCGGACTTCACCTCCGGCTCGAGGAGGTAGAGCGACTCACCGAAGCGAGCGTGCCGCGCGGTCGCCTCTTCTTCGAGGCGCTCGACGAAGCGCCCGAGCTCACCCTCGCTGAAGAGGCCGAGGTACGCGCGGTCGACGAGCTCCTGCACGAGGCCGCCCTCGCCCGCGATGACACGGAGATCGAGGAGCGACGTCGCGGTCGCGAGATCGGTTTGCGCGAGCTCCAGCATCTCGGACTGCGATGTGACCTGGTGCCCCACTGACAGGCCGGCGTCCCACAATGGATAGAGGAGAGCGTCGGCGACCTTGGCGGCGGCGGCCTGGCGGCGGGCGCCGTCCTTCGTGACGAGGCGGACGTCGATGTCGGATCGCAGGGCGACAGCCCCGCGCCCGTAGCTCCCAACCGCGGCGAGGGCGATCGGCTCGGTCACGCCGGTCTTGGCGAGGGCGAGGTCGAACATGCCTAGAAGGAGCTCGTCGAGCATCCCGGCCCGCCGGCGCCCCATCCGCACCCCGTCCAGGTGCTCGTCTTTCCTCTCTTTTTCCGCGCGCCCGGGCCGCCGGCGCGCGGACGCGGCGAGGAGGTCTTCGTCGAGGGCCGCCCAGTGGCCGGCCACGCGGGCGGCCACGTCGGCGCTGAATCGACCGGGCTTACCTCCGTCCAAAGCAGGCTGACGCTAGCACACGGCTAGCGAGCGAACGGGCCGCACCCCGCGGACCATTTTGTCGTAGCCCTTCCCAACCGGGCGGGTTTCTCGTAGCGTCTCGCCAGCTCAAACAATGGGGCCCCGTCATTTGCGCGGGGCGGGAGCTCGGGGGCACCGCCCTCGAACCCCGAGGAAGAGCGCCGGCCGTGGCCATCGCTCGTCGAGTTTGGCCGAACGTTCGGCATCTGAGGAGGCATCATAGTCATGTCCAAGAAGGTCATCTTCCCGCTTATGGCGGTGTTTGCGTTGAGTGTTGGCGTTGGTTCGCTCGGCTGCCAGGCCGAAGCCAAGATCGGTAACGCGGAGCCGAAGGCCGCGACGCCGCCCCCGCCGGAGCCCCCGCCGCCGCCCGCGTCGACGCCCGCGCCGGAGCCCCCGCCGCCGGCGCCGATCAAGTCGACCGGCAAGGCAAAGGTCGAGGGCGACACGATCAAGATCCCGGGCAAGATCCACTTCAAGGTCAACAGCGCCGTCATCGAGGAGGACAAGGAGACGAAGGAAATCCTCCAGACGGTCGCGGACGTCCTGAAGGAGAACACGCAGATCACGAAGCTGCACATCGAGGGTCACACGGACGCGGACGGCGGCCACGACCACAACCAGAAGCTCTCGCAGGACCGCGCCGACGCGGTCGCGAAGTGGCTGACGGAGAAGGGCGGCGTCGACAAGGGCCGCCTCGATCCGAAGGGCTGGGGCGAAGAGCGCCCCCTCGCGAAGAACGACACGCCGGCGAACAAGGAAACGAACCGCCGCGTCGAGTTCAAGATCTGGGAAATCAACGGCAAGCCGACCGACGCGCAGAAGAACGACGCCGCCCCGCCCGCGGCGAAGTGAATCCCACCCCGGCCAAGCCAACCTGATCACGGCGCGCTTTCGAAAGAGAGCGCGCCGTTTTTTTCTACAAACGCGGGGCTTCGGCCCTGCCCGGCGTCCGCTTGGAAGCGGAGGCTTGGGCGCGCGAGGGGGGTGCTTTGGCACGGTGGTGCCGCGAGGCGTTGCTAACGGCAGATCCTCACAGCGCCCCAGACCGACGACGTAGCGGCGTACTGGCTCGCCGTGCGGGCCATTAAATCGCTCCCTGAAGCGACCGCACCGCGAGGGCGAGAGGCGGGCAAGGCCCCAGAAGCAACCCGAGCGCAGAGCGCGAGGGCCGTGTCTGGGGCCTGGGGGTGTCGGGGGCGAAGCCCCTGACCGCAACAGCGCCTGCTAGGTGCCGCCGAAGTCCTTGCAGGTGCCGGATTCGCTTGGGTAGAGGCGCGTGCCGCAGGCGTTCGCGGTCGGGTTGCAGTAGGTGCTCGCGCACTGGTCGTCGTCCGTGCAGGGCTGGCCGGTCTGCGCGATCGCGATGCAGGTCGTGCCGTTGCAGAACGCGGTGTCGATGCACGGCGTCTCTGCGTTGCAGGCCTCGCCGAGGGCGCGCGCCTTGCGGCAGAAGCGCGAGCCCGCCGGGCCGTCGCAGAAGAGACCGTCGTCGCAGATGTCGCCGGCGTTGTTGCAGGCGTCGGCCTCCTTGCGCGCGGTCTTGTCGGCGCAGAAGCCCTTCTGCAGATCGCACACGAGGCTGCCGCTGCAGTCGTACTCGTTGGCGCACGGCTCCGACTTGTTCTTCGCGCCTGCGAAGACGCGGGCGCAGGCGTCGTTGCGCGCGTCGAGCTTCGCCTTCGAGGTCGGCTCGTTGTACGCCGCCGTCGTCGCCGCGAGGCAGGCGTCGACGCGGGCCGACGTGTACCCGCGGCCCTGGCCCGTCGCGCGCGAGGACGCGTCCAGGCAGGCCGCCTTTCGCGCGTTCTTGCATGCGTCGGGAGTGACCGCGCACTTGCCCGCGGTGTCCTTGCATTCGGTGTCGGCGACGGCGGCGCAGAACGCGTCCGTCGAGGGGTACTTGTCGACCGGGTCGTCGTCGCCACACGCGGCGACGCAGACGGCGGCAGGGGCGAGCAGCATCAACAATCCAAGCGTCTTGCGAATCATCAGGCCTCCAAGCTCAGTCGGTGAGTCTCTTCGTTTTCGGCCCAAGGAGCAATTGTCCGCATGGTTCCGATGGGCATGAAGCTGACCCTGGTGACTTCGACGATGGCGGCCCTCGCCCTGTTCACCCTCTCCTCCTCGGCCGGGGCGCAGACGCAGACGACGCGGACCGCCGACTACACGGAGCAAAAGGACCTCGCCGGCGATCAGGTCGTGAAATTCACGGGCGACGAGCTCGGCGGCCTGACGGGCGACGCGGATGGGCTCATCAAGGTGCGGACCGGTCCCGTGAAGGTCCCGCTCATCCGCCCGCGGCTGAACTTCGTCCCGGAGCTCTTGAAAAGCGTCGAAAATCTCTAGTCCTGCGGCGCGCGAACGGTTATGTATGCCGCGCCTTCGCGAAGGTGGCGGAATTGGCAGACGCGCTGGTTTCAGGTACCAGTACCGCAAGGTGTAGGGGTTCAAGTCCCCTCCTTCGCACCACAATCGACCGCCGCGCCATGAGCGCGGTCAGTTTAGCGGGTCGGCGCAGCAGCGGAAGCCGATGTCGTTCTGGCTCGTGTTGATCGGGACGTCGGCGTACTTGCCGGTGGGGCCGATGTTGCAGCGGTCGTAGATGCCGGGGTTGCCGGCGCGCGCCGAGCCGCCCCGGACCAGGCACCGGCGGAGGCCCTCGCGGAGCTCGCACGCGTCCTCCCACTCCCAGACGTTGCCGACCATGTCGCAGACGCCGGCGTCCGTTCGGCACGTCGGGCGGTTGCAGACCGTCGGGGCGACGTCGGTGTCGACGTTGCAGCTCGCGGAGAGCTGGTCCTCCGCGTTGCCGTAGGGGTACGTCGTCGCGCCGAGGTTCGAGCAGGCGGCGTACCACTCGCTCACCTCCGGGTTGACGTACGCGCCGTAGTCGAGCTGCGTGCGCTCGCCGATGCGACCGCATAGGTGCTTCCCCTTCCAGGCGCAGTACGCGCGCGCATCGCACCAGTCCGCGCACGTCATCGGGACGTCCGGTCTCGTCGCCGGGTCGAGCTGGAAGACCGGCCGGCTCAGCTCGCACTCGGGCGAGCCGCCGGGGTCCTGCGGCTTCGAGAAGTCGGTGTTGAACGCGCACTCCGGCGGCTGCGTGCTCGCGTCGGCGGCCGTGCTCTTCAGGAACTCGTCGTAGGCGCTCGTCGTGACCTCGGTCGTGTCGATGCAGAAGCGCTTTCCTCCCGGCGTGGCGATCAGCGTCATCTCGCGCGGCGCGCCGGGACACCGCGTGGCGACCGGCGGGCCGCCGTCGCCGGCGTCGCCGCCGCCGTCTCGCTCCTCGGCGCCGCTGCACGACGGCGCGCTCGGGACCGTGCCCGTGAAGTCGGTCGTCGTCGTGACGTCGGCGCACGTCGCGCCGCACGCGCGGCAGAGCGACAGGTGCACGAGCGTGCTCTTGCCGTCGGTCATGCGGACGACGGCGGTGCGGCGGAGCACGTCCGCGCCGCCGCGCTTCGCGACCGCGACGATGGTCAGGTCCGCGCTCGGGTTGCTCCCGGCCTGCACGCTGAAGCTGAGCGGGAGCGACGCGGCCTCGGCGGAGCGATCGCCCGCGTTGCCGTTCGGGCCGGTCACCGTCACGTCGACGCGATCGACGTCGGAGGGCGCGAGGTCGGTGTCGACGACGATGACGACCTGCGTGAGCTCCGAGCAGTCCGTCGCCGCGACGACGGCGCCGCTCGCGAGGAGCGAGAGCAGCGCGAGGCGCGGGAGACTTCCGCGGAGGGCCATCGTAGGCGGACGATACTGCGTTCGTCGTGGGCGCGCGACTGTGCGAACATCTCGGGTCAGCGCATGCCGTCGGTCGGGGACACGCTCGGACGTTACGAGCTCCTCGCGCGCCTCAAGGCGGGCGGGATGGCGACGCTCTTCGTCGGCAAGCGCGTCGGCGCGGCCGGGTTCGCGCGGCCCGTCGCGATCAAGGTGATCCACTCCCACCTCGCCGACGATCCGAAGCTCACGCGGATGTTCATCGACGAGGCGATGCTCTCGGCGAAGATCCAGGACCCGCACGTCGTCCACGTCGAGGAGTTCGGCGAGTCGGACGGCACGTACTACCTCGTCATGGAGCTCGTCGCCGGCGTCTCGCTCGGCGAGCTCCTGCGCGCGCTGCGGACGAAGAAGCGCGCGCTCAGCGTCGACGTCGCGGTGTGGCTCGCGGCGCAGGTCGCGGCCGGGCTCCACGCCGCGCACGAGTCGTCGACCGAGACCGGCGAGCCGCTCGGGATCGTGCACCGCGACGTGTCCCCCCAGAACGTGCTCCTCGCCTTCAAGGGACACGTGAAGCTCATCGACTTCGGGATCGCGAAAGCGCAGTCGAAGGACACGCAGTCGTCGGTCGTGCGCGGCAAGGTCGCGTACATGCCGCCCGAGCAGGCGCGCGGCGAGGAGATCGATCGGCGCGCCGACGTCTACGCGCTCGGCGTCATCCTCTGGGAGATGCTCACGATGCGGCGGCTCTTCGACGCCGAGAACGAGTTCGTGCTCCTCGACATGGTGCGAAACCCGAAGGTCGTGCCGCCACGCGAGCTCGTCCCCGCGATCCCGCCGGCGCTCGACGCGATCGTGATGGAGG
It contains:
- a CDS encoding tetratricopeptide repeat protein, with protein sequence MRFSIPGLFVLALTAACGGESKPPETPPASTGAAQDPPSSAPAPTGALSGPTAPPSGDDVKKGIAALKAGDMPGAKAAFDAAIQKDPKKADAYHYRGVVNDQTGARAEAEKDYKKALELDPALEESAVNLAALQIDAGKFDDAIALMKRAVAKNARSAAIRVNLAMALSGKGEDPAAANKEFEEAIKLDPNNAITIVTYAAHLGRNNKKAEAATQLQKAAGIAASDPGVLASVALEYKNLKDYKQCVLVLDKAIGVKDVAELRIYRGTCKLGSKDLPAATADFKEAVAKEPNNAVAHYSLGNALADAGKLADAIAEWETYLKLSPDGPMAAAAKKKIELAQKKKK
- a CDS encoding HD domain-containing protein, translated to MGRRRAGMLDELLLGMFDLALAKTGVTEPIALAAVGSYGRGAVALRSDIDVRLVTKDGARRQAAAAKVADALLYPLWDAGLSVGHQVTSQSEMLELAQTDLATATSLLDLRVIAGEGGLVQELVDRAYLGLFSEGELGRFVERLEEEATARHARFGESLYLLEPEVKSGAGGLRDIDIARWAARARYRVGADPWTELVRLGVIVPREAQEMARAEQLLWRVRNRLHAHAGRKSDRLTFDQQETIAIELGYARKPSSPPGGDAESDAESDAIEAAPSSASPEARAEAAERFMQDYFGQARVVSRSREALLLRAKPPRRRGKPVEKDLGDGVRLFDGQVTVDSNALLDDPALALRVYDACIHERAPVLPFARDLIARFAADPTWSSRLRASEEAARLFLSLLCTVPEAPLKRGSVVGELHEVGLLLAMIPEFQPVTGRVHHDVYHVYTVDVHSVAAVDCLRAICRGDLAHERPLASRLAAEIARPLPLFLATLLHDVGKGYPDASGSRKNHSVSGAELCDAILPRLGVGGDDAAEIRSLVLGHLAMYHTATRRDLDDPSTAQEFVPVVRGREGLRNLYLLTVADITTTSPTAMTSWKARMLDELYFAADAHLAGARDTFDVARTERVRTMALSAWSGKKAELGAFLQTMPDRYLLANPPESIVAHARVAIERAATDAVVHAALVPSRHPEVSELCVVAEDAPGLLARIAAAITAARLEVLGAQVYSRGIRPAGRAHEASEAVDLFWIRDARSGADGVARALPRLLRDLEQLCAGKRSADELLRDRVGSASPWRERPSPAVLSEVVVDDRASPRHTVVEVFAKDRPGLLYSLARALHDLGLSIALSKINTEGTKVADVFYVNELDGAKVAPGARFKEIREALLEAARGGPEARESMRVVAASAARPE
- a CDS encoding OmpA family protein → MSKKVIFPLMAVFALSVGVGSLGCQAEAKIGNAEPKAATPPPPEPPPPPASTPAPEPPPPAPIKSTGKAKVEGDTIKIPGKIHFKVNSAVIEEDKETKEILQTVADVLKENTQITKLHIEGHTDADGGHDHNQKLSQDRADAVAKWLTEKGGVDKGRLDPKGWGEERPLAKNDTPANKETNRRVEFKIWEINGKPTDAQKNDAAPPAAK
- a CDS encoding SUMF1/EgtB/PvdO family nonheme iron enzyme encodes the protein MALRGSLPRLALLSLLASGAVVAATDCSELTQVVIVVDTDLAPSDVDRVDVTVTGPNGNAGDRSAEAASLPLSFSVQAGSNPSADLTIVAVAKRGGADVLRRTAVVRMTDGKSTLVHLSLCRACGATCADVTTTTDFTGTVPSAPSCSGAEERDGGGDAGDGGPPVATRCPGAPREMTLIATPGGKRFCIDTTEVTTSAYDEFLKSTAADASTQPPECAFNTDFSKPQDPGGSPECELSRPVFQLDPATRPDVPMTCADWCDARAYCAWKGKHLCGRIGERTQLDYGAYVNPEVSEWYAACSNLGATTYPYGNAEDQLSASCNVDTDVAPTVCNRPTCRTDAGVCDMVGNVWEWEDACELREGLRRCLVRGGSARAGNPGIYDRCNIGPTGKYADVPINTSQNDIGFRCCADPLN
- a CDS encoding serine/threonine protein kinase, with translation MPSVGDTLGRYELLARLKAGGMATLFVGKRVGAAGFARPVAIKVIHSHLADDPKLTRMFIDEAMLSAKIQDPHVVHVEEFGESDGTYYLVMELVAGVSLGELLRALRTKKRALSVDVAVWLAAQVAAGLHAAHESSTETGEPLGIVHRDVSPQNVLLAFKGHVKLIDFGIAKAQSKDTQSSVVRGKVAYMPPEQARGEEIDRRADVYALGVILWEMLTMRRLFDAENEFVLLDMVRNPKVVPPRELVPAIPPALDAIVMEALAPDPAARIATAETLRIRLLEAVPAASTKGSSQLAALLAATMPDAIQRSRDLLKDVLAAEGGSGERSVPPPAAAPAEALETLTVALDEVELEAQRRRSRESMPERAADAGTGAIPIELESQPSVERPARRGVGLVLGLGALVGMGLVAGVFAYRATTPPPAEAPPPPPPPPVTSVVEIESVDAGPAVAPPTPPPPPSAEPVASTRRSTRPRTGPRPAAPAASNVEMHESTPIFKRGP